One part of the Vanessa cardui chromosome 2, ilVanCard2.1, whole genome shotgun sequence genome encodes these proteins:
- the LOC124538533 gene encoding serine protease inhibitor 88Ea-like, whose protein sequence is MLKLGVLLLFALSTSVNSQCFYKDDAAKKPDPAARSSLYKNQLEFTLNLFNTINNAVPDDNIFFSPFSVYHALLLGYFAAGGQTEKSLKESLRISDTLDKVNLLMAYKVDKRSRAFNNNSDSYEFTNANKMFVDKELQLRQCLLDLLGEELEPLNFRQSPEQSRQHINDWVARITKNNIKDLIPVDGVMDTTKLVLANAAYFKGVWAYKFPAERTKKQVFFVSETRQTLVPFMRQKGIFHYTVSDDLGAQILELPYKGNDISMYILLPPYSMKEGVTNIIANLTPERLSAVVEESYMGREVVVEIPKFTIERHLPLRSILDTMGVGDLFNSSADFSTLSDDHGIVFDDAVHKAKIQVDEEGTVAAAATAIFGFRSSRPAEPSVFIANFPFVYIIYERPTNSVLFMGVYRDPKK, encoded by the exons ATGCTGAAGTTAGGCGTACTATTGCTTTTCGCTCTATCGACATCTGTTAACAGTCAATGCTTTTACAAAGATGACGCCGCCAAGAAACCCGACCCAGCTGCTCGTTCAAGCTTATATAAAAATCAGTTGGAATTCACACTGAATCTTTTCAATACTATAAACAATGCTGTTCCTGAtgacaatattttcttttcaccATTTTCGGTGTATCATGCATTACTTCTTGGTTACTTCGCCGCGGGTGGACAAACGGAGAAATCTTTAAAGGAGTCTCTTCGCATATCTGACACCctg GACAAGGTGAACTTGCTGATGGCATACAAAGTTGACAAGCGGTCGCGCGCGTTCAACAACAACAGTGACAGCTACGAATTCACGAACGCCAACAAGATGTTTGTTGACAAAGAACTTCAGTTACGCCAGTGCCTGCTTGACCTACTTGGCGAAGAACTCGAGCCActg aacTTCCGCCAAAGCCCCGAACAATCGCGTCAACATATAAACGATTGGGTGGCTCGCATCACCAAGAACAATATTAAGGACTTGATACCTGTAGATGGTGTGATGGACACTACGAAACTCGTCCTGGCTAACGCTGCATATTTCAAAGGCGTCTGGGCGTACAAGTTCCCAGCAGAGAGGACGAAGAAACAAGTGTTTTTCGTGTCTGAAACGCGCCAGACCCTCGTACCTTTTATGAGGCAGAAAGGGATCTTCCactaca CGGTTAGCGATGACCTCGGCGCGCAGATCCTGGAGCTTCCCTACAAAGGCAACGACATCAGCATGTACATCCTACTCCCCCCATACTCCATGAAGGAAG GAGTGACGAATATAATCGCCAACTTGACCCCGGAGCGCCTCTCAGCCGTGGTGGAGGAAAGTTACATGGGCCGAGAAGTCGTCGTCGAAATACCTAAATTCACCATCGAGAGGCATCTGCCCCTAAGATCG ATCCTAGACACAATGGGCGTGGGTGACCTGTTTAACTCATCGGCGGACTTCAGCACGCTGTCTGATGATCACGGCATTGTTTTCGATGACGCCGTTCACAAAGCAAAAATTCAGGTCGACGAGGAAG GAACGGTAGCGGCGGCTGCGACTGCCATCTTCGGTTTCCGTTCGTCGCGGCCAGCCGAGCCGAGTGTGTTCATTGCCAACTTCCCCTTCGTTTACATCATCTACGAGCGACCTACCAACTCCGTCTTGTTCATGGGAGTCTACCGAGACCCCAAGAAGTAA
- the LOC124537797 gene encoding cytosolic non-specific dipeptidase, which produces MSLITRGIRVCYGSSLPAIALTSTANKFRPLCRTYSVTQKQVPKKMAAERTLPQIFKFVDKNAESYKALLKEAVAIPSVSCDPKYRDDCVRMVHWMQDKLKEVGASTELRDIGYQTIDDKQIKLPPVLIGSLGNDTTKNTICVYGHLDVQPALKSDGWETEPFDLQERNGKLYGRGSTDDKGPVLGWLHAINAYKGIGEELPVNLKFIFECMEESGSEGLDELLMEKLKPEGFFDTVDYVCISDNYWLGTTKPCITYGLRGISYYFLEVECAKMDLHSGVYGGTVHEAMSDLIYLMNTLVDKDGKILITDIYKSVAPLLESEKKLYNSIDFDPEAYRKSIEAHKLAHNGVKEQLLMHRWRYPSLSLHGIEGAAFQPGAKTVIPGKVIGKFSIRIVPNQEPQEVEQLVFDYINKKWAERGSPNKMRITAQSGRAWTENPDHPHYQAAARATKLIYQTDPDMSREGGSIPVTITLQEASSRNVLLLPMGAGDDMAHSQNEKLNVRNYIEGIKLFAAYLYEVGNLPK; this is translated from the exons ATGTCTTTGATTACAAGAGGCATACGTGTTTGCTATGGTTCCAGTTTGCCGGCGATTGCACTGACATCGACTGCTAATAAATTCCGCCCCCTTTGTCGTACATATTCAGTCACACAGAAACAAGTGCCTAAGAAAATGGCAGCAGAGAGAACGTTGCCTCAAATATTTAAGTTCGTCGATAAGAATGCGGAATCTTACAAAGCTCTTTTAAAAGAAGCAGTTGCTATTCCATCAGTGTCGTGTGATCCTAAATACCGTGATGATTGTGTGCGAATGGTACACTGGATGCAGGATAAATTAAAGGAGGTCGGAGCATCGACGGAACTAAGAGACATTGGTTATCAAACGATTGAtgacaaacaaataaaactaccCCCTGTTCTTATTGGTAGCTTAGGAAAC GATACTACAAAGAACACAATTTGTGTATATGGACATCTGGATGTCCAACCAGCCCTTAAATCTGATGGTTGGGAAACTGAGCCatttgatctccaagaaagAAATGGCAAACTCTATGGGCGAGGCTCTACTGATGACAAAGGACCAGTTTTGGGGTGGCTACATGCAATTAATGCATACAAAGGCATTGGTGAAGag CTACCAGTAaacttaaaattcatatttgaaTGTATGGAAGAATCTGGATCTGAAGGCCTTGATGAATTACTAATGGAAAAACTAAAACCTGAGGGTTTCTTTGATACTGTGGACTATGTGTGCATTTCTGATAATTACTGGTTAGGCACTACCAAACCTTGTATCACATATGGTTTGAGAGGGATCAGTTATTATTTCCTCGAGGTAGAGTGTGCCAAAATGGATCTACACAGTGGTGTTTACGGAGGCACTGTACATGAAG ctatgtcagatttaatttatttaatgaatacctTGGTCGACAAAGATGGCAAGATTCTTATCACTGATATCTATAAATCTGTGGCTCCGTTGCTTGAAAGTGAAAAGAAGTTATACAACTCAATCGACTTTGATCCCGAGGCATACAG AAAATCAATCGAGGCTCATAAACTAGCACATAACGGTGTCAAGGAACAACTCTTGATGCATCGCTGGAGATATCCCAGTCTATCGCTGCATGGAATTGAAG gcGCCGCCTTCCAGCCCGGGGCGAAGACTGTTATTCCAGGGAAAGTAATCGGAAAATTCTCTATTCGTATTGTACCAAATCAGGAACCACAGGAGGTCGAGCAACTTGTGTTTGATTATATCAAcaaaaag TGGGCGGAGCGCGGGTCACCCAACAAGATGCGCATCACGGCGCAGAGCGGCCGCGCGTGGACCGAGAACCCCGACCACCCGCACTACCAGGCCGCCGCACGCGCCACTAAGCTCATATACCAG ACGGATCCCGATATGTCCCGCGAGGGCGGCTCCATCCCGGTGACGATCACGCTGCAGGAGGCCAGCTCCCGCAACGTGCTGCTGCTGCCAATGGGCGCCGGAGACGACATGGCGCACTCGCAAAACGAGAAGCTCAACGTGCGGAACTACATCGAGGGC atcaAACTTTTCGCTGCCTACTTGTACGAAGTTGGAAATCTTCCAAAGTAA